A stretch of the Pleurodeles waltl isolate 20211129_DDA chromosome 2_1, aPleWal1.hap1.20221129, whole genome shotgun sequence genome encodes the following:
- the LOC138261187 gene encoding transforming growth factor beta activator LRRC32-like, with protein MRLLPATLGQPPPRLLLSWLQCLLLGGSAGIYLQPSTEPGAACQQTRTKVICRGQNLHYLPHDLWTDVKTLDISQNFVRTLSAKAMGTLHALEHLTLSYNSLITIEAEAFRAAPQLQSLNLASNFLDREHLSNSIAFRSLHSLKTLDLSANNLDSEMAASYLANTTSLEELNLSWNKMPKLSFELFRGAPHLRIINLTSSFVLEIDAGTFESLVELHELILAKNHLRCIARFSLPQLRILNLSSNALEIFVAGETEEHHELRVLDLSHNRLRSFPALPIAHSIQHLNLSGNRMGALEPNPADEEELSDTALWYDDTSWHDLSYIMLRRTALASLKHLDLSWNRLTSFPIHFLRNLNRLQILNMAMNCLQDLTPDSTTGSTPSLRGDVRQLAWYMLKLESLRNLNLQGNDIQVVPRWLFEVTPKLEIMDLSQNSIMLCVDRNAKREDPSCTSLSGLSSLKHLSLRANGMSVVPPTTFNQTTLISLDFSENEGLVLNRDSLSGLELSLQTLSLRGNQLHSSDIGIPCLKTLHVLDLSANQMDLLPPSLECSPLEWLNVRNNRLELFQYQLAESLSGTLVSLFISGNPLKCCHLAWLERLQAAKVNVLDLAEVECVPHRMSGVHLARVDSNQMGLCPHPVSPSYLLVAILVPLVLLCGMGLYLKKRGPSTSLSFRGHRVASSSYQPSTEKKVEGSPADRLTKL; from the coding sequence ACCAGGACTAAAGTGATCTGCCGTGGTCAGAACCTGCACTACCTACCCCATGACCTGTGGACTGATGTGAAGACTCTTGACATCTCCCAAAACTTTGTAAGGACCCTAAGTGCCAAGGCCATGGGAACTCTGCATGCATTGGAGCACCTGACTCTCAGCTACAACAGCTTGATCACCATAGAGGCAGAGGCCTTTCGAGCAGCACCACAGCTCCAGTCCCTCAACCTGGCGTCAAACTTCCTCGACAGGGAGCATCTATCGAACAGCATAGCATTCAGGTCACTGCACAGCTTGAAAACTTTGGACCTCTCAGCAAACAACCTGGACAGTGAGATGGCAGCCTCCTACTTGGCCAACACAACATCTTTAGAAGAGCTTAACCTCTCCTGGAACAAGATGCCAAAGCTGTCTTTTGAGCTGTTCCGTGGAGCGCCACATCTGAGGATCATCAACCTCACCAGCAGCTTTGTTCTGGAGATAGATGCGGGGACCTTCGAGAGCTTGGTGGAACTGCATGAGCTGATCCTCGCTaagaaccacctccgctgcattgCCCGCTTCAGTCTCCCACAGCTGCGGATTCTCAATCTGAGCTCCAATGCGCTGGAGATCTTTGTTGCCGGTGAGACTGAAGAACACCATGAGCTCCGGGTGCTGGACCTGAGCCACAACCGCCTGCGCAGCTTTCCAGCACTGCCCATAGCACACAGCATTCAACACCTCAACTTATCTGGCAACCGCATGGGTGCTCTGGAGCCCAACCCAGCAGACGAAGAGGAGCTCTCTGACACTGCACTGTGGTACGATGACACCTCATGGCATGACTTGTCCTATATCATGCTCAGAAGAACTGCGTTAGCATCACTAAAGCACTTAGACCTCAGCTGGAACAGGCTGACTTCCTTCCCGATTCATTTTCTTCGTAATTTGAACAGGCTCCAAATTCTGAACATGGCTATGAATTGCCTTCAGGATCTCACCCCCGACTCCACGACTGGCAGCACGCCATCACTACGGGGGGATGTCAGGCAGCTGGCGTGGTATATGCTAAAACTTGAGTCCTTGAGAAACCTGAATCTCCAAGGTAATGACATACAAGTAGTACCACGCTGGCTCTTTGAGGTTACTCCAAAACTTGAGATCATGGATCTTTCTCAGAACAGTATTATGCTTTGTGTGGACAGAAACGCAAAAAGGGAGGATCCCAGCTGTACATCCTTGTCTGGCCTATCCAGCCTTAAGCACCTGAGTTTACGTGCCAATGGAATGAGCGTAGTGCCTCCTACCACGTTCAACCAAACCACTCTGATCTCATTGGACTTCTCTGAAAATGAAGGGCTGGTCTTGAACAGGGACTCACTTAGTGGGTTGGAACTTTCCCTACAGACACTCTCCCTTAGGGGAAACCAGTTACACTCCAGTGACATAGGGATCCCCTGCCTCAAGACACTGCATGTGTTGGACTTGTCGGCCAACCAGATGGACCTGTTGCCACCCAGCCTTGAGTGTTCACCTCTTGAATGGCTGAACGTGCGTAACAACCGCCTGGAATTGTTCCAGTACCAGTTGGCAGAAAGCTTGTCTGGCACATTGGTGTCCCTGTTTATTAGTGGCAACCCCCTCAAatgctgccatcttgcctggctgGAGCGCCTTCAGGCAGCAAAAGTGAATGTGCTTGATCTGGCCGAAGTGGAGTGTGTGCCACACCGCATGAGTGGAGTCCACCTCGCAAGAGTGGACAGTAATCAGATGGGGCTCTGTCCTCACCCAGTTAGTCCTAGCTATCTCTTGGTAGCCATACTGGTTCCCCTCGTTCTGCTCTGTGGCATGGGTCTCTATCTGAAAAAAAGGGGGCCATCAACGTCCCTGAGTTTCAGGGGCCACAGAGTGGCCTCTTCATCTTATCAGCCATCCACAGAGAAGAAAGTAGAAGGAAGTCCAGCAGATAGACTGACCAAATTATAG